A window of the Planococcus citri chromosome 4, ihPlaCitr1.1, whole genome shotgun sequence genome harbors these coding sequences:
- the LOC135843188 gene encoding glycine receptor subunit alpha-3-like, with product METTEMNFDTEITFIILEMSSMKCAQICIILCMNFSFINGLVFSDILPENAKLYDKMRPPKKGGEATTVFFHVTVMGLDSIDENSMTYAADIFFAQTWKDHRLRLPENMTSEYRLLEVGWLKEMWRPDSFFKNAKAVTFQTMTIPNHYMWLYKDKTILYMVKLTLKLSCAMNFIIYPHDTQECKLQMESLSHTTDDLIFQWDPEVPLVVDQSIELPQLQLVKNYTADCTQIYSTGNFTCLEVIFVLKRRLGYYVFHTYIPTCLIVIMSWISFWIKPEAAPARVTLGVTSLLTLSTQHAKSQAALPPVSYIKAVDAFMSACTIFVFMALMEYCLVNIVLGDADAPKPPEPPKPEAFEFTNETHMMLAQAAAAACPKHSRKTPKFNAVKRRNQALNIDRFSRVFFPFLFTLLNAIYWIIFFRYI from the exons ATGGAGACAACCGAAATGAATTTCGATACAGAAATAACGTTTATAATATTGGAAATGTCATCGATGAAATGCGCTCaaatatgtataattttatGTATGAATTTTTC TTTCATCAACGGACTTGTGTTCTCGGATATTTTACCTGAAAATGCTAAACTATACGATAAAATGCGACCACCTAAGAAAGGAGGAGAAGCTACTACCGTGTTTTTCCATGTCACTGTCATGGGTTTAGATTCGATAGATGAAAATTCTATG acttaCGCTGCTGATATATTTTTTGCTCAAACTTGGAAAGACCATCGTCTTAGGTTACCGGAAAATATGACGTCTGAGTATCG ATTATTAGAAGTTGGTTGGTTGAAAGAAATGTGGAGACCAgattcctttttcaaaaatgccaaagcAGTTACATTTCAAACAATGACTATTCCTAATCATTATATGTGGTTATATAAAGATAAAACTATATTGTATATGGTCAA GTTAACACTGAAGTTATCTTGTGCAATGAATTTTATAATATATCCACATGACACCCAAGAATGTAAATTACAGATGGAAAGTT taTCACACACCACAGATGATTTAATCTTTCAATGGGATCCTGAAGTACCACTTGTGGTTGATCAGAGCATAGAATTACCACAATtacaacttgtaaaaaattacacagcTGACTGCACTCAAATTTATTCTACGG GCAATTTTACCTGTCTTGAAGtgattttcgttttaaaaagaAGACTGGGGTATTATGTATTCCACACATACATTCCAACGTGTTTGATTGTTATAATGTCA TGGATATCATTTTGGATCAAACCTGAAGCTGCTCCAGCTCGTGTAACATTGGGTGTAACTTCGTTACTAACATTGTCAACTCAGCATGCTAAATCACAGGCCGCATTGCCGCCAGTTTCCTATATTAAAGCTGTGGATGCTTTTATGTCTGCATGTACCAT TTTTGTGTTCATGGCCTTAATGGAATATTGTCTGGTGAATATTGTATTGGGAGATGCTGATGCTCCTAAACCTCCAGAACCTCCTAAGCCAGAGGCTTTTGAATTTACA AATGAAACTCACATGATGTTAGCTCAAGCTGCTGCAGCTGCTTGTCCAAAACATTCACGCAAAACACCAAAATTCAATGCGGTCAAAAGACGTAATCAAGCTCTCAATATTGATCGTTTTTCAAgagtattttttccattcttgttTACATTATTGAACGCAATTTACTGGATCATATTCTTTCGAtatatttaa